A portion of the Sphaerochaeta pleomorpha str. Grapes genome contains these proteins:
- a CDS encoding ABC transporter ATP-binding protein, which yields MKGVEVTVGQVSRAYGDFKALDDVSVQIKKGEFFSLLGPSGCGKTTLLRIIAGFDYPDNGTVEFDGKNILPLAPDKRQSNTVFQTYALFPHLTVYENIAFPLRLKHVDKNEIDRKVKEYVHLVQLDDHIHKKPSMLSGGQKQRVAIARALINEPRVLLLDEPLSALDAKLRQNLLVELDELHDKVGITFIYVTHDQSEALSVSDRIAVMNKGKVLQIGTPYEIYEAPATRFVAQFIGESNSFPCTVLSCEPFNSEYMLKVDVPALGGIVSVTDYDSQPIGAKIDFTVRPEKIRITAEAPKATNKELNIYCGMVDEPVYSGFQSKFYVRLDNEKHSIIKVFKQHTAFLDEGPEISWRDKVFVSWTAADGYLVKVVDR from the coding sequence TTGAAAGGTGTTGAAGTGACAGTCGGCCAAGTCTCCCGTGCCTATGGGGATTTCAAGGCACTCGATGACGTGAGCGTCCAGATTAAAAAAGGCGAATTCTTTTCGCTTCTTGGACCCTCAGGATGTGGTAAAACCACATTGTTACGGATTATTGCAGGGTTTGATTACCCGGATAATGGAACAGTAGAGTTCGACGGGAAAAACATCCTTCCCTTGGCACCAGATAAGCGGCAGTCAAATACCGTTTTCCAAACGTATGCCTTGTTCCCCCATCTTACCGTCTATGAAAACATCGCTTTTCCCCTTCGTCTGAAGCATGTTGATAAAAACGAAATAGACCGGAAGGTCAAAGAGTATGTCCATCTGGTCCAGTTGGATGACCATATCCATAAAAAACCATCGATGCTCAGCGGCGGACAGAAACAGCGTGTCGCCATAGCCCGTGCCCTTATCAATGAACCAAGGGTTCTCTTACTCGATGAGCCGCTTTCCGCCCTGGATGCAAAACTCAGGCAAAACCTTCTTGTGGAATTGGATGAACTCCATGACAAAGTCGGTATTACCTTCATCTATGTCACCCATGACCAGAGTGAAGCCCTTTCCGTCTCTGACAGGATAGCTGTCATGAACAAAGGAAAGGTTCTGCAGATCGGAACCCCCTATGAAATCTATGAGGCCCCTGCAACCAGATTCGTCGCTCAGTTCATCGGGGAATCTAACAGTTTTCCCTGTACGGTCCTGTCCTGCGAGCCTTTCAATAGCGAATATATGCTCAAAGTCGATGTTCCTGCCCTTGGGGGTATTGTCTCGGTAACTGATTATGACAGTCAGCCTATCGGAGCAAAAATCGATTTCACCGTAAGACCTGAAAAGATCAGGATTACCGCTGAGGCGCCAAAGGCAACGAATAAAGAATTGAACATCTATTGCGGCATGGTTGACGAACCTGTTTATTCCGGTTTCCAATCCAAGTTCTATGTACGGCTGGATAATGAAAAACATAGTATTATCAAGGTCTTCAAGCAACATACAGCCTTCCTTGATGAAGGACCTGAAATCAGCTGGAGAGACAAAGTCTTTGTCAGCTGGACCGCCGCAGACGGATATCTGGTAAAGGTAGTCGATAGATGA
- a CDS encoding YkvA family protein: MTQMKDRNEQKAIKLAKRLGTEADEKDLQKLDSRLPDMNRGPIAKIWDKVQDLYSSFMSEETPNSLRVLIIGGLLYLILPLDVVPDAIPVAGLLDDAAVIGFIWKKLAGLAKIGVKVASKALPAKVGEQITQAYAKAFAAASSKMESLLKKQERKTIVNCAINLGIFLVALLLLSLEGDLPLLLASLCILFTMLRSLYSFFKALPTMLQIFRVWRKKRSINGTISEYLRVRYPFIVPLETMKAEIKVLEGIPSLETMVGMQRKALAKTMLSVGFSLLAAIVLVFVLRHLLLALNTPYTFWDLLSYPFVRFWSLFLR; the protein is encoded by the coding sequence ATGACCCAAATGAAAGACAGGAACGAACAGAAAGCAATCAAGCTTGCCAAACGCCTCGGAACCGAGGCAGACGAGAAAGACCTACAGAAGCTGGATAGCAGGCTACCAGATATGAATAGAGGTCCTATAGCAAAGATATGGGACAAAGTCCAGGACTTGTACAGCTCATTCATGAGCGAGGAAACCCCAAATTCACTTCGTGTGCTTATCATCGGGGGGTTGCTCTACTTGATTCTCCCGCTTGATGTGGTTCCCGATGCCATACCGGTGGCAGGTTTGCTCGACGATGCCGCAGTCATTGGTTTTATCTGGAAAAAGCTGGCAGGCCTTGCCAAAATCGGGGTGAAGGTTGCCTCGAAAGCCCTTCCTGCCAAGGTAGGGGAGCAAATTACCCAAGCTTATGCCAAGGCTTTTGCTGCCGCCTCATCCAAGATGGAAAGCCTATTGAAGAAACAAGAACGTAAAACTATCGTAAATTGTGCCATAAACCTTGGCATATTTCTGGTTGCTCTCCTTTTGCTTTCCCTGGAAGGCGACCTTCCTTTGTTGCTTGCCTCCCTGTGCATCTTGTTTACGATGCTCCGCTCGCTCTATTCCTTTTTCAAGGCGCTTCCGACGATGCTGCAGATTTTCAGGGTTTGGCGAAAAAAACGATCGATTAACGGGACTATCAGTGAATATCTGAGGGTGAGGTATCCTTTTATCGTACCCTTGGAAACAATGAAAGCCGAAATCAAGGTGCTGGAGGGTATTCCTTCACTTGAAACAATGGTGGGGATGCAACGCAAAGCACTTGCGAAAACAATGCTCTCCGTTGGTTTCTCGCTTTTGGCAGCAATTGTCCTTGTCTTTGTGCTGAGGCATCTGCTTCTTGCCCTCAACACTCCCTATACGTTTTGGGATTTGCTCTCTTACCCGTTTGTCAGGTTCTGGAGTCTGTTTTTAAGATAA
- a CDS encoding extracellular solute-binding protein, with the protein MYGFTRRLILSFVILFTLFLTGCKRNSSENGKLYLYNWTYYTPDSVVEQFEKETGIDVIIDNFASNEEMFAKVMAGGNEGYDIIFPSSDYTSIMIKLGMLEKIDHAKVPNIRYVNPLIKEKATYDRDFNYSVPYFMGSSGIAVNKAYAPSNYSRTWAIFGDKRMEGRMSMLDDMREVMGGALKHLGYSGNSTDGEELQQAVDLIVNEWKPNIVKFDSESFAKSFARGEFWVSQCYSENIFSEIPKDKWDDIDFFIPSEGGMMYIDNMVIPKGSKHIDAALKFINFMHTPAIYAQFLDEFGFPPTTNTEAAKYMENTRYAFTAEDMKNSDINIDLGEDLEKFNSLWQIVRYQP; encoded by the coding sequence ATGTACGGATTTACGAGAAGGCTAATCCTTTCTTTTGTAATACTCTTTACGCTATTTTTAACCGGCTGCAAGAGAAACAGTTCTGAGAATGGAAAGCTTTACCTGTACAACTGGACATACTACACCCCTGATTCTGTCGTTGAACAATTCGAAAAAGAAACCGGCATTGACGTAATCATTGATAATTTTGCTTCCAATGAAGAGATGTTTGCCAAAGTCATGGCAGGCGGAAACGAAGGCTATGACATCATCTTCCCTTCCTCTGATTACACCTCTATCATGATCAAGCTCGGGATGCTTGAAAAGATCGACCACGCAAAAGTACCCAATATCAGGTATGTGAACCCCCTTATCAAGGAAAAGGCAACCTACGACAGGGATTTCAATTATTCGGTTCCCTATTTCATGGGTTCCAGCGGGATTGCGGTTAATAAAGCCTATGCACCCTCCAACTATAGTCGCACCTGGGCAATTTTTGGTGACAAACGCATGGAAGGCAGGATGTCAATGCTTGACGATATGCGTGAGGTCATGGGCGGCGCGCTCAAACACCTTGGCTATAGTGGCAACAGCACCGATGGGGAAGAACTGCAACAGGCTGTTGATTTGATCGTCAACGAATGGAAACCAAACATAGTAAAATTTGACTCTGAATCCTTTGCAAAATCCTTTGCACGCGGGGAATTCTGGGTTTCCCAGTGTTACAGTGAGAATATATTCTCAGAAATCCCCAAGGACAAATGGGATGATATCGATTTCTTCATCCCGAGCGAAGGAGGGATGATGTATATCGATAATATGGTCATTCCCAAGGGATCCAAACATATTGACGCTGCCCTCAAATTCATTAATTTTATGCATACCCCTGCAATCTATGCCCAGTTTTTAGATGAATTCGGGTTCCCTCCGACTACCAATACGGAGGCTGCAAAGTACATGGAAAATACCCGTTACGCCTTCACTGCTGAGGATATGAAGAACTCAGATATCAACATTGATTTAGGTGAAGATTTGGAAAAATTCAATTCACTTTGGCAAATTGTCCGCTACCAACCCTAA
- a CDS encoding ABC transporter permease produces the protein MKKFRKPREREKMLGTVYAFPMGLWFTFFFTVPLGIIILYSFLKRGLYGGVEWKFTLDAYRQMFNPSFGKVVFRTLWISVFSTFACILIAIPCGYAMAKSKHQTMLLFLIIIPFWTNSLIRIYAWISILSTEGFINTLLMKMGIIDQGMHMIYNNGAVILVLIYMYLPFAILPLFTTIDKFDFSLLEAARDLGATKLGAITKVMFPNIKSGLSTSFIFTFIPIFGAYTVPLLVGGKESTMIGNIIVDQVSKTRNWPLASAFSMVLTMISLIGVFWMLYNGKREQAQKSSGVKKNTQESLEQSIRRHHLPKGTK, from the coding sequence ATGAAGAAGTTTCGCAAACCAAGGGAAAGGGAAAAGATGCTGGGAACGGTGTATGCATTCCCTATGGGTCTGTGGTTCACCTTCTTCTTTACCGTTCCTTTGGGTATAATCATTCTGTACAGTTTCCTCAAAAGAGGTCTCTATGGCGGGGTGGAATGGAAATTCACCCTTGATGCATATCGGCAGATGTTTAATCCGAGTTTCGGGAAGGTTGTTTTCAGAACCTTATGGATCAGTGTATTCTCAACCTTCGCCTGCATCCTGATTGCGATTCCCTGTGGATATGCAATGGCAAAAAGCAAGCATCAGACCATGTTGCTCTTTTTGATCATTATCCCGTTCTGGACTAACTCGCTCATCAGGATATATGCCTGGATTTCCATCCTTTCCACAGAAGGGTTCATCAACACACTCCTGATGAAAATGGGCATAATAGACCAAGGGATGCATATGATCTACAACAATGGCGCTGTCATACTTGTTTTGATCTACATGTACCTGCCCTTCGCCATCCTTCCTCTCTTTACCACGATTGACAAGTTCGACTTCTCCCTGCTCGAGGCTGCCCGAGACTTAGGGGCGACAAAGCTCGGTGCAATAACCAAGGTTATGTTTCCCAATATCAAGAGCGGACTGAGCACCTCATTCATTTTTACCTTCATCCCTATCTTCGGGGCCTATACCGTTCCGCTTCTTGTAGGCGGTAAGGAATCGACTATGATCGGCAATATCATCGTCGACCAGGTATCGAAGACACGCAACTGGCCGCTAGCCTCTGCTTTCTCCATGGTGCTCACCATGATTTCCCTTATCGGCGTTTTCTGGATGCTGTACAACGGGAAACGGGAACAGGCTCAGAAAAGCTCAGGGGTAAAAAAGAATACGCAAGAGTCTTTGGAACAAAGCATTCGCCGCCATCACTTGCCAAAGGGGACGAAATGA
- a CDS encoding ABC transporter permease, with protein sequence MNYQKHTKSSRFSFSYMMLGIVIIFLFIPLFVVVAYSFNSTKGMEWDHASLIWYEKLIFDSPSLWAAFRNSLIIALTSSISATVLGTLASIGIKWYRFHGKSYITTISYLPMVLPEVIIGISMLIFFSAVKIRLGMFTIFVAHTTFNLPFVFMMVSARLDEFDFSTIEAARDLGANESQTLRKVIIPSILPAVLSGFLMCITMSLEDFVITFFVSGPGSGTLPLYVYSMIRYGVSPVINALSFVMILGTMVIAFTFRRFLKTVAASS encoded by the coding sequence ATGAACTACCAAAAACATACGAAAAGTTCCCGATTTTCCTTTTCCTATATGATGCTGGGCATAGTCATCATCTTTCTTTTCATACCATTGTTTGTGGTCGTGGCCTACTCCTTTAACAGTACAAAAGGAATGGAATGGGACCATGCTTCGCTGATTTGGTACGAGAAACTGATATTTGACAGTCCCTCGCTCTGGGCGGCCTTCAGAAACAGTCTGATCATTGCCTTGACCAGCAGTATCTCCGCTACGGTTTTGGGAACGCTTGCCTCGATCGGTATCAAGTGGTATCGGTTCCATGGTAAATCCTATATCACTACAATCAGTTATCTCCCGATGGTATTGCCTGAGGTAATCATCGGTATCTCGATGTTGATTTTCTTTTCGGCTGTAAAGATACGCTTGGGCATGTTCACCATATTCGTGGCCCATACGACATTCAACCTGCCCTTTGTCTTCATGATGGTCTCAGCAAGGCTCGATGAGTTTGATTTCTCAACCATCGAGGCGGCGCGCGATCTGGGGGCGAACGAATCACAGACCTTGAGGAAAGTCATCATACCGAGCATCCTTCCCGCGGTGCTTTCGGGATTCTTAATGTGTATTACCATGTCCCTGGAGGACTTTGTCATTACCTTCTTTGTATCCGGACCTGGTTCGGGTACCCTTCCGCTCTATGTGTATTCAATGATCCGCTATGGGGTTTCGCCGGTTATCAACGCATTGTCGTTTGTGATGATTCTGGGTACCATGGTGATTGCTTTCACCTTCAGGCGTTTTCTTAAGACTGTGGCTGCAAGCAGCTAA
- a CDS encoding DUF3322 domain-containing protein gives MISPAEIKTKVENKKNEYLKAKILGTPFFPLSLRADKGSIHDDFQTRESALATLFAQSKAKKGKGYIVETETKESRTMGRQTAVSNLLVETEDDFLYLLGAENKGSLFSANVAMLKATFPEEEFIPWLLAKKSEVFSRWEGTDGQWFCQITRFLVDNPNCGLFARELPAEAPTKFLETNLALVKSLVGSLRPLVEGDDDLTRLGLRKKESLVKIRSNRPFAVNLGSSSCGQTSTIILTPESLRSFNLAAKRIFIVENETMFFTFPLEAEDLCLYVGGYALLACKGSLLFQTVGIYYFGDLDEHGFAILDKFRTLYPQTKSFCMDIKTLEDHCAYLLKGKSYPGEYRNLTPEEKEALHRVQGPEGPLLLEQERISLGYLKNRLQNLTNG, from the coding sequence ATGATCAGCCCAGCGGAAATCAAAACGAAGGTCGAAAACAAGAAGAACGAATATCTGAAGGCAAAGATTTTGGGAACCCCTTTCTTTCCCCTCTCGCTTCGTGCAGACAAAGGTTCGATCCATGACGATTTCCAAACGCGTGAGAGTGCCCTGGCAACGCTTTTTGCCCAGAGCAAGGCAAAGAAAGGCAAAGGCTATATCGTCGAGACGGAAACAAAAGAATCCCGGACCATGGGCAGGCAAACCGCCGTTTCGAATCTCTTAGTTGAAACAGAGGATGATTTTCTGTACCTTCTGGGAGCTGAAAACAAAGGATCCCTTTTCTCTGCTAACGTGGCGATGCTGAAGGCAACATTTCCTGAGGAGGAATTCATCCCTTGGCTGCTGGCAAAGAAGTCGGAGGTATTCTCCCGTTGGGAAGGAACCGATGGTCAATGGTTTTGCCAGATTACCCGTTTTCTGGTTGACAATCCAAACTGCGGCCTCTTTGCGCGGGAATTACCCGCCGAAGCCCCGACAAAGTTTTTGGAAACGAACCTTGCACTGGTAAAAAGCCTGGTGGGCTCCCTTCGACCCCTTGTCGAAGGCGATGACGACCTCACCCGCCTTGGGCTCAGGAAAAAGGAGTCATTGGTAAAAATCCGGTCAAACAGGCCTTTTGCGGTGAACCTGGGGAGTTCATCCTGCGGGCAGACCTCGACCATTATACTCACACCGGAATCCCTACGTTCCTTCAACCTTGCCGCCAAACGTATCTTTATCGTCGAAAACGAGACTATGTTTTTCACTTTCCCCCTGGAGGCTGAAGACCTGTGTCTTTATGTAGGAGGCTATGCCCTCCTTGCCTGCAAGGGTAGCTTACTATTCCAGACTGTCGGGATATATTATTTCGGGGACCTTGATGAACACGGGTTTGCCATACTGGACAAATTCAGGACACTCTATCCCCAAACGAAATCGTTCTGCATGGACATAAAGACCCTGGAAGATCACTGCGCCTACCTGCTCAAGGGAAAATCCTATCCAGGGGAATACCGCAACCTTACACCAGAAGAAAAAGAAGCCCTGCATCGGGTACAGGGCCCTGAAGGGCCACTTTTGCTTGAACAAGAGAGAATTTCCCTTGGTTATCTTAAAAACAGACTCCAGAACCTGACAAACGGGTAA
- a CDS encoding ATP-binding protein, whose product MLESELDLGLQHSGYRLSHFQIYNWGTFSDHVVTLDFQGENTLLTGANGSGKTTLVDALLTLLVPREYRTYNLSSGQDGKDGRTEESYVLGAYSTTKGESDYAANKEYLRDKNCHSILLGQFDNDNAEFPLTLMQIRYFTLNGTMQKLFVICEGSLSLQDMAERNVAFDATPGWKKRMTAAFTSTCKLYFFDTFKAYSIEFATRFGFRDREKALRIFSQTVGMKDLSNLNEFIRTRMLVEMDMIGEFNSTLANFETLMGTKKLIEKEEEQIRQLKAIETEAQDFLHLDTKLASLGIEKHTLPFWEGLRADQFLQKEIVRLENQKDLVADRLSENKRESEAIRETIEEVHRTLSSDKRVEREEELKRQREWLTSKLALARANRNNYKTVVDMLHLPLSENSADFTENRFQSDHLLEKITNKLMNIEDDQTDQVQQLGACNRERENVQSQLDAIGNRESNIPLEYLLCREQLCKDLQLKESDVPFLGELVQLRQDCLSFETGANAALHTLALTLLVQPYQEQIIATYLWNNALELHLDVMVIEGTKALPVDEDEKHQLKLVDDEEQVFFEDTNAPNRLDLMLEVKPSCTFAPFIKDLLGREVPYYSCDNLSHVLESPASFSERGLFHKETLLCKGATKKGEELHILGWDVSEKRERIRSRLVQLDDLKKETESVLEDLRKQKKHLEAQKAAILRLQEFKEFSEIDTASVETQIDVLDNQLFALRSEMDDLSSLKQQLRQSEVARDRLVSEQEELYRSQGANQQERKDAEREKKTYADQLANLDLAQYMDQIEKISARYKLPATFESLIQIKKTRNELLAKLDSQIEEISAKRDQSKKKTENLMDHFVRPNAKMTQTYPTWIGDVSDLRPDIEALDMFLAMLDKLEREDLPKYKERFANLRSRQMKSDIINFNTALRQWERHIKENIVELNDSLSSIIYQIHPETKIKLTAERVKDSQIRQFNSMLSAAIPDAGSRIQGNEKAEEIANQHFFEAVKTLLETLKTDDQFCKKVLDVRRWFVFAVEEYDSKTEKQVRYYQDSAGISGGQKAKLAYTILAAAIAHQFDVFDISNVSRSFRFVIVDEAFSKSDDENSRYAMDLFKKMDLQLMVVTPKDKVNLVEPYINSVQITVCNDGCHSFVHSLTKEKLREQLGR is encoded by the coding sequence ATGCTTGAAAGTGAACTTGATTTGGGTCTCCAACATAGTGGATACCGCCTCTCGCATTTCCAGATCTATAACTGGGGAACTTTCTCCGACCATGTCGTAACGCTGGATTTCCAAGGGGAGAACACTCTGCTCACCGGAGCAAACGGCAGTGGCAAGACCACCTTGGTCGATGCCTTGCTTACCCTTCTCGTCCCCAGGGAATACAGGACCTACAACCTATCCAGCGGCCAGGACGGAAAAGACGGAAGAACCGAGGAAAGCTACGTTCTCGGGGCCTATTCGACGACAAAAGGCGAAAGCGACTATGCCGCGAACAAAGAATACCTCAGGGACAAGAACTGCCATAGCATATTGCTGGGTCAATTTGATAATGACAATGCAGAATTCCCCCTGACGTTGATGCAGATTCGCTATTTTACCTTGAACGGAACAATGCAGAAACTCTTCGTCATCTGCGAGGGAAGCCTGAGTTTACAGGACATGGCCGAACGTAACGTTGCCTTCGATGCCACCCCCGGATGGAAAAAGCGCATGACCGCGGCATTTACTTCCACCTGCAAACTCTATTTCTTCGACACTTTCAAAGCCTATAGCATTGAATTTGCTACCCGCTTTGGGTTCCGTGACCGGGAAAAAGCACTCAGGATTTTCTCCCAGACCGTTGGGATGAAAGACCTTTCCAACCTCAATGAGTTCATCCGCACCCGTATGCTTGTCGAGATGGACATGATCGGGGAATTCAACAGCACACTGGCCAATTTCGAAACCCTGATGGGGACCAAGAAGCTGATCGAGAAAGAAGAGGAACAGATTCGCCAGCTCAAGGCAATTGAAACGGAGGCACAGGACTTCCTTCATCTCGACACCAAGCTGGCATCACTCGGAATCGAGAAGCATACCCTACCTTTCTGGGAAGGGTTGCGTGCAGATCAATTCCTGCAGAAAGAAATCGTCAGGCTCGAAAATCAGAAAGATCTGGTAGCAGACAGGCTTTCAGAGAATAAAAGGGAATCGGAAGCGATCAGGGAAACTATCGAGGAAGTGCATCGTACACTCTCCAGCGACAAACGGGTGGAGCGGGAAGAAGAACTGAAAAGACAGCGTGAATGGCTTACCAGCAAACTCGCTCTCGCCAGAGCGAACAGGAACAACTACAAGACAGTTGTTGACATGCTTCACCTTCCCCTTAGTGAAAATTCGGCAGACTTTACGGAGAACCGTTTTCAATCCGACCATCTTCTGGAAAAGATTACCAACAAACTGATGAACATTGAGGACGACCAGACCGACCAAGTGCAACAACTGGGGGCATGTAACCGGGAACGGGAAAATGTCCAGAGTCAACTCGATGCCATCGGAAACAGGGAGTCCAACATCCCGTTGGAATACTTGCTCTGCCGGGAACAACTCTGCAAAGATCTCCAGCTGAAAGAAAGCGACGTCCCCTTTCTCGGGGAGTTGGTTCAGCTCAGGCAAGATTGCCTTTCGTTTGAAACCGGGGCGAACGCAGCACTGCATACACTAGCCCTTACCCTTCTCGTACAACCCTACCAGGAACAGATAATCGCCACCTATCTTTGGAATAACGCATTGGAGTTGCATCTCGATGTAATGGTTATCGAAGGAACCAAAGCCCTACCGGTCGATGAGGACGAAAAGCATCAGCTCAAACTCGTCGATGATGAAGAGCAGGTGTTCTTTGAGGATACCAATGCCCCAAACCGGCTTGATTTGATGCTTGAAGTCAAACCGAGTTGTACCTTTGCACCCTTTATCAAGGATTTGCTTGGCAGGGAAGTGCCCTATTATTCCTGTGACAACCTCTCCCATGTACTGGAAAGCCCGGCTTCCTTCAGTGAACGCGGACTATTTCATAAGGAAACGCTCCTTTGTAAGGGCGCTACAAAAAAAGGGGAAGAGTTGCACATCCTCGGATGGGATGTCAGCGAAAAGAGAGAACGCATTCGGTCACGACTGGTGCAATTGGATGACCTCAAAAAAGAAACTGAATCTGTGCTGGAGGATTTGAGAAAACAAAAGAAACACCTTGAGGCACAGAAAGCCGCTATCTTGCGCCTCCAGGAATTTAAGGAATTCAGTGAAATCGACACCGCATCGGTGGAAACCCAGATAGACGTACTCGATAATCAACTCTTTGCCCTGAGAAGCGAAATGGACGACCTCAGTTCTCTCAAACAGCAACTGAGGCAATCAGAGGTAGCCAGGGACCGGCTCGTATCGGAACAAGAAGAACTCTATAGAAGCCAGGGAGCGAACCAACAGGAACGCAAAGACGCCGAACGGGAAAAAAAGACCTATGCCGACCAACTTGCCAATTTGGACCTTGCCCAATATATGGACCAGATCGAGAAGATTTCCGCTCGCTATAAGCTGCCTGCCACCTTTGAGAGCTTGATACAGATCAAGAAAACACGAAACGAGCTATTGGCAAAACTCGATTCCCAGATTGAGGAAATCTCGGCAAAACGGGATCAATCAAAGAAAAAGACCGAGAACCTGATGGACCATTTTGTCCGTCCCAATGCAAAAATGACACAAACCTATCCGACCTGGATTGGAGACGTCTCGGACCTCAGGCCCGATATTGAGGCTTTGGACATGTTCTTGGCCATGCTGGATAAACTTGAGCGTGAAGACCTCCCCAAATACAAGGAACGGTTTGCAAACTTGCGTTCTCGTCAGATGAAGAGCGATATCATCAATTTCAATACAGCCCTGCGTCAATGGGAACGGCATATCAAGGAAAATATTGTCGAACTGAATGACAGTCTCTCTTCAATCATCTACCAGATTCACCCTGAGACAAAGATCAAGCTCACTGCAGAGCGGGTTAAGGATAGCCAGATACGACAATTCAATTCGATGCTCAGTGCGGCCATACCTGATGCAGGAAGCAGAATCCAAGGAAATGAGAAAGCAGAGGAAATCGCCAACCAACACTTCTTTGAGGCAGTCAAAACCCTTTTGGAAACATTGAAAACAGATGACCAGTTCTGTAAAAAAGTATTGGATGTCCGTCGCTGGTTTGTCTTTGCCGTAGAGGAATATGATTCCAAGACAGAAAAACAGGTCCGTTATTACCAGGACAGCGCCGGAATCTCAGGCGGTCAGAAAGCTAAGCTCGCCTACACCATCTTGGCAGCGGCAATTGCCCATCAGTTCGATGTCTTTGACATTTCCAATGTCTCACGTTCCTTCCGGTTTGTGATAGTCGATGAGGCCTTCAGCAAGAGCGATGACGAGAATTCCCGATATGCCATGGATTTATTCAAGAAAATGGACCTCCAGTTGATGGTAGTAACCCCCAAGGACAAGGTCAATCTGGTGGAGCCCTATATCAACAGCGTGCAGATAACCGTGTGCAACGATGGATGCCATTCCTTTGTGCACAGCCTCACCAAGGAAAAACTGAGGGAACAATTAGGGAGATAA
- a CDS encoding DUF4194 domain-containing protein: MELTTEWGNLCTRLLLAPLFREENPDHFESLVIWQQQVNAYFAVIGLTLQLNIDDGYAFLVENEDEEGNVIGDGLRLLRKFPLTYEQSLLLVILRDELDKFEMSRSTSRALILHEGQIADLMESYYPNSQDKVKYADMVASLLASLTQMEFIKCIHRPTSDNLSSPNDREYEIRTIIRAKVTSAFLSAFKNRLENLKGEDNA, encoded by the coding sequence ATGGAATTGACAACTGAATGGGGCAATCTCTGCACACGGCTTTTGCTCGCACCTCTCTTTCGGGAAGAAAATCCCGATCATTTCGAAAGCCTTGTCATCTGGCAGCAGCAAGTCAATGCATATTTTGCCGTCATAGGCCTTACCCTCCAGCTGAACATTGACGATGGCTATGCATTTCTGGTGGAAAACGAGGATGAGGAGGGCAATGTCATCGGAGACGGACTGAGATTGCTCAGAAAATTCCCCCTTACCTATGAACAGTCCCTGCTGTTAGTCATATTGCGTGACGAACTCGACAAATTCGAAATGAGCAGAAGCACAAGCCGGGCACTCATCCTCCATGAGGGACAGATTGCAGATTTGATGGAATCCTACTATCCGAACAGCCAGGATAAAGTGAAATATGCAGATATGGTAGCATCCCTGCTCGCAAGCCTGACCCAAATGGAATTTATCAAATGCATTCACCGACCGACATCCGACAACCTTTCCTCTCCGAATGACCGGGAATATGAAATACGTACCATTATCCGGGCAAAGGTTACCTCGGCCTTCCTCTCTGCCTTTAAAAACCGTCTGGAAAACCTCAAGGGGGAAGACAATGCTTGA